Proteins encoded in a region of the Zea mays cultivar B73 chromosome 2, Zm-B73-REFERENCE-NAM-5.0, whole genome shotgun sequence genome:
- the LOC111365147 gene encoding uncharacterized protein LOC111365147, whose protein sequence is MPFTPGPYSGVSTLALVARASAFGVGVVYGSIKLSILKVTKPKKEEVHDHH, encoded by the exons ATGCCGTTCACTCCAGGCCCCTACTCTGGCGTCAGCACCCTCGCCCTT GTGGCGAGGGCGTCGGCCTTTGGCGTCGGTGTCGTCTACGGGAGCATCAAGCTCTCAATCCTAAAG GTAACAAAACCTAAAAAGGAGGAAGTGCATGATCATCACTAA
- the LOC103648545 gene encoding VAN3-binding protein isoform X1 codes for MEADLERGLIVYEEPGPEPTDLLSSAWCSSAAIRVLHAGPKDECSMALVEHPVMALGSGRSDVLAKSGRSRSLVADSSGFSTAQWKYDDLKSWLWLQKAIHPELDYDLCLKKKWLPRKMAAWNGTSLKKWVKERKQRRKEEARLQRAEVHAAVSVAGVAAALAAVAAENAAAAPRRAPGTRETAVASAAALVAAQCAKAAEAAGASRGQVAAAVDAARASTDAGSVITLTAAAATSLRGAATLRGRRSCGHGQNERAEHAGPALSRDDLDFDLNHARSRAALAKGDEMLVAMPDGKWKLHTVSAASNKRGEIVLRIKKTSLVVMAPFSHAKESVVRDVRACGPEKPSHDEGATYAVEVSTDKGKVELRADDYGVYKRWVGTLSHMLVMSTAVSVSARHAPPRRD; via the exons ATGGAAGCAGACCTCGAGAGAGGCCTGATTGTGTATGAAGAGCCGGGTCCAGAGCCGACGGACCTGCTCTCCAGCGCGTGGTGCAGCTCGGCAGCTATCCGAGTGCTTCACGCGGGACCCAAGGACGAGTGCTCCATGGCGCTGGTGGAGCACCCGGTCATGGCGCTTGGCAGCGGCAGGAGCGACGTGTTGGCG AAGAGTGGTCGTAGTCGTAGCTTGGTGGCTGACAGCAGCGGTTTCAGCACGGcccagtggaaatatgatgatctGAAG TCGTGGCTATGGCTGCAGAAGGCAATTCATCCCGAACTGGACTACGATCTCTGCCTCAAGAAGAAATGG CTCCCGCGCAAGATGGCTGCGTGGAACGGGACCTCGCTCAAGAAATGGGTCAAGGAGCGGAAGCAGAGGCGCAAGGAGGAGGCGCGCCTGCAGCGGGCCGAGGTCCACGCGGCCGTGTCCGTGGCCGGCGTCGCGGCCGCGCTGGCCGCCGTCGCCGCGGAGAACGCTgccgccgcgccgcgccgcgcgcCCGGGACGAGGGAGACGGCGGTGGCGTCCGCGGCCGCGCTCGTCGCGGCGCAGTGCGCCAAGGCGGCCGAGGCCGCGGGTGCCTCGCGCGGCCAGGTCGCGGCGGCCGTCGACGCCGCCAGGGCCTCCACGGACGCCGGCAGCGTCATCACGCTCACCGCGGCCGCGGCCACCT CGCTGCGTGGCGCCGCGACGCTGAGGGGACGGCGCAGCTGCGGGCACGGGCAGAACGAGAGGGCGGAGCACGCGGGGCCGGCGCTGTCGCGGGACGACCTCGACTTCGACTTGAACCACGCGAGGTCCAGGGCGGCGCTGGCCAAGGGCGACGAGATGCTCGTCGCGATGCCGGACG GGAAGTGGAAGCTCCACACGgtgtcggcggcgtcgaacaagcgCGGCGAGATCGTGCTGcggatcaagaagacgagcctcgTCGTCATGGCCCCCTTCTCCCACGCAAAAGAAA GTGTGGTCCGCGACGTGCGGGCGTGCGGCCCGGAGAAGCCGAGCCACGACGAGGGCGCGACATACGCGGTGGAGGTCTCCACGGACAAGGGCAAGGTGGAGCTCCGCGCGGACGACTACGGGGTGTACAAGCGGTGGGTCGGAACGCTGAGCCACATGCTCGTCATGTCCACCGCCGTCTCCGTCTCCGCCAGgcacgcgccgccgcgccgagactGA
- the LOC103648545 gene encoding VAN3-binding protein isoform X2, with protein sequence MEADLERGLIVYEEPGPEPTDLLSSAWCSSAAIRVLHAGPKDECSMALVEHPVMALGSGRSDVLAKSGRSRSLVADSSGFSTAQWKYDDLKSWLWLQKAIHPELDYDLCLKKKWLPRKMAAWNGTSLKKWVKERKQRRKEEARLQRAEVHAAVSVAGVAAALAAVAAENAAAAPRRAPGTRETAVASAAALVAAQCAKAAEAAGASRGQVAAAVDAARASTDAGSVITLTAAAATSLRGAATLRGRRSCGHGQNERAEHAGPALSRDDLDFDLNHARSRAALAKGDEMLVAMPDGKWKLHTVSAASNKRGEIVLRIKKTSLVVMAPFSHAKES encoded by the exons ATGGAAGCAGACCTCGAGAGAGGCCTGATTGTGTATGAAGAGCCGGGTCCAGAGCCGACGGACCTGCTCTCCAGCGCGTGGTGCAGCTCGGCAGCTATCCGAGTGCTTCACGCGGGACCCAAGGACGAGTGCTCCATGGCGCTGGTGGAGCACCCGGTCATGGCGCTTGGCAGCGGCAGGAGCGACGTGTTGGCG AAGAGTGGTCGTAGTCGTAGCTTGGTGGCTGACAGCAGCGGTTTCAGCACGGcccagtggaaatatgatgatctGAAG TCGTGGCTATGGCTGCAGAAGGCAATTCATCCCGAACTGGACTACGATCTCTGCCTCAAGAAGAAATGG CTCCCGCGCAAGATGGCTGCGTGGAACGGGACCTCGCTCAAGAAATGGGTCAAGGAGCGGAAGCAGAGGCGCAAGGAGGAGGCGCGCCTGCAGCGGGCCGAGGTCCACGCGGCCGTGTCCGTGGCCGGCGTCGCGGCCGCGCTGGCCGCCGTCGCCGCGGAGAACGCTgccgccgcgccgcgccgcgcgcCCGGGACGAGGGAGACGGCGGTGGCGTCCGCGGCCGCGCTCGTCGCGGCGCAGTGCGCCAAGGCGGCCGAGGCCGCGGGTGCCTCGCGCGGCCAGGTCGCGGCGGCCGTCGACGCCGCCAGGGCCTCCACGGACGCCGGCAGCGTCATCACGCTCACCGCGGCCGCGGCCACCT CGCTGCGTGGCGCCGCGACGCTGAGGGGACGGCGCAGCTGCGGGCACGGGCAGAACGAGAGGGCGGAGCACGCGGGGCCGGCGCTGTCGCGGGACGACCTCGACTTCGACTTGAACCACGCGAGGTCCAGGGCGGCGCTGGCCAAGGGCGACGAGATGCTCGTCGCGATGCCGGACG GGAAGTGGAAGCTCCACACGgtgtcggcggcgtcgaacaagcgCGGCGAGATCGTGCTGcggatcaagaagacgagcctcgTCGTCATGGCCCCCTTCTCCCACGCAAAAGAAAGTTAG